From a region of the Buteo buteo chromosome 7, bButBut1.hap1.1, whole genome shotgun sequence genome:
- the PIGW gene encoding glucosaminyl-phosphatidylinositol-acyltransferase PIGW — MSQKHLKEAFVSNLNGTSLLEISVGLSLAPLCLLCRGLLLILYYLHYGKPLSSRKYSLLLDFLVLVSPLLFSCTVLSPVIFFVPPVIAAFCAGIFSKIYSQRKQDTRVPFRQIVKDFQKTYLDPEYIPAITVFRVYVNVLTSISILAVDFPQYPRRYAKAETYGTGVMDLGVGAFIFGNAVVCPEVRQRSYVTQPKFSHLARQFFSIWPLIVLGIGRLLSVKSVEYHEHTSEYGVHWNFFFTLAFVRLAASLLLAIFPKNNSWIVAINLAVLYQLILNATSLKTFILHGSDGRDTRVGVLNANREGLLSLFGYLAIYMASVQVGLWLLKCRNSVKGWIEAVCFLLLTVLVLFVFLHVSQAYADPVSRRMANLSYCIWVVAHCLTFFICFVVSDLTLVFTKLLVKGSSVPCCWNVVKPPNASKKHETEAVPMRREGKLSHICLISAINKNQLLFFLLANVMTGIVNILIDTIHSKTAFTLCILHLYMFFNCLIMHILHAKNIVLKFW, encoded by the coding sequence ATGTCacaaaaacatctgaaagaagCCTTTGTCAGCAACTTAAATGGAACTAGTTTGCTGGAAATTTCAGTAGGCTTGTCTCTAGCTCCACTCTGCCTGCTTTGCAGAGGACTCCTCTTGATTTTATATTACCTGCACTATGGGAAACCTTTAAGTTCGAGGAAATACAGCCTGCTGCTAGACTTCCTTGTGCTAGTATCTCCCCTCTTGTTCTCCTGTACAGTCTTGTCTCCAGTCATCTTTTTCGTGCCACCTGTCATTGCAGCCTTCTGTGCCggaatattttctaaaatatacaGCCAAAGAAAACAGGACACCAGAGTGCCTTTTAGGCAAATTGTAAAAGACTTCCAGAAGACGTACTTGGATCCAGAATACATTCCAGCAATAACTGTGTTTCGCGTTTATGTCAATGTGTTGACATCAATCAGCATTTTAGCAGTGGATTTCCCGCAGTATCCAAGGCGATACGCCAAAGCCGAGACCTATGGAACAGGAGTTATGGATTTGGGGGTTGgagcttttatttttggtaaTGCTGTCGTCTGTCCAGAAGTTAGACAAAGGTCTTACGTGACACAACCAAAATTTTCCCATCTGGCCAGACAGTTCTTTTCCATTTGGCCGTTGATTGTTCTTGGCATTGGACGACTGCTTAGTGTTAAATCTGTAGAGTATCATGAACATACTTCAGAGTACGGAGTGcactggaattttttctttaccttaGCATTTGTGAGGCTTGCAGCATCTCTACTTTTAGCCATATTTCCAAAAAATAATTCTTGGATTGTTGCTATAAATCTTGCTGTACTTTATCAGCTTATTCTTAATGCTACCTCTCTGAAGACATTTATCTTGCATGGGAGCGATGGCAGAGATACCAGGGTTGGCGTTTTAAATGCCAACAGGGAAGGACTGCTCTCTCTTTTTGGATATCTAGCCATATATATGGCGAGCGTCCAAGTGGGACTCTGGCTGCTGAAGTGCAGAAACTCAGTCAAAGGCTGGATTGAAGCAGTGTGTTTCCTACTGCTGACAGTTCTCGTGCTTTTCGTATTTCTTCATGTGTCGCAAGCATATGCGGACCCTGTGTCCCGCCGGATGGCTAATCTATCCTACTGCATATGGGTGGTTGCTCACTGTCTGACTTTCTTTATCTGTTTTGTAGTGAGTGATCTCACGTTGGTGTTCACAAAGCTTCTTGTGAAGGGGTCCAGCGTGCCCTGTTGCTGGAACGTTGTAAAGCCCCCTAACGCCAGTAAAAAGCATGAAACGGAGGCCGTGCCTATGCGGAGGGAAGGCAAGCTGTCGCACATTTGCCTGATTAGTGCTATTAACAAAaatcaattactttttttcttgctagcaAATGTTATGACTGGTATTGTGAATATACTGATAGATACAATCCACAGCAAGACTGCGTTTACGTTATGTATACTACACTTGTATAtgttttttaactgtttaattATGCATATATTGCATGCCAAAAATATAGTATTAAAGTTTTGGTGA